A region from the Streptomyces sp. 3214.6 genome encodes:
- a CDS encoding helix-turn-helix transcriptional regulator, protein MSVLLEQPASLVAYRPNKPTAMVVVADPRVRSTVTRHLWALGVRDVIEASSIAEARPRIGNPRDICVADVHLPDGSGLTLLSETRAAGWPNGLALSAADDIGAVRNALAGGVKGYVVTGTRTNLGLPNRPGAAPLGSAARLHRRPPGAPSHPGGYRELSGREVEVLRLVAEGQSNKAIGVSMGLSALTVKSHLARIARKLGTGDRAGMVAVALRTGIIH, encoded by the coding sequence GTGTCCGTTCTCCTCGAGCAGCCCGCAAGCCTGGTCGCCTACCGCCCGAACAAGCCCACCGCCATGGTGGTCGTGGCCGACCCGCGCGTCCGCTCCACCGTCACCCGTCATCTCTGGGCGCTCGGTGTGCGCGACGTCATCGAGGCCTCGTCCATCGCGGAGGCTCGTCCCCGCATCGGCAACCCCCGCGACATCTGCGTCGCCGACGTCCACCTGCCCGACGGCTCCGGCCTCACCCTTCTGTCGGAGACCCGGGCCGCGGGCTGGCCCAACGGGCTGGCCCTCTCCGCCGCCGACGACATCGGCGCCGTGCGCAACGCCCTCGCGGGCGGTGTCAAGGGCTACGTCGTCACCGGTACCCGCACCAACCTCGGTCTCCCCAACCGACCCGGTGCCGCCCCCCTCGGCTCGGCCGCCCGCCTGCACCGCCGTCCCCCGGGTGCCCCGAGTCACCCGGGTGGCTACCGCGAGCTCTCCGGCCGTGAGGTCGAGGTGCTGCGGCTGGTCGCGGAGGGCCAGTCGAACAAGGCGATCGGCGTCTCGATGGGCCTGTCGGCGCTGACCGTCAAGAGCCACCTGGCCCGCATCGCCCGCAAGCTCGGCACGGGCGACCGCGCCGGCATGGTCGCGGTGGCCCTGCGGACCGGCATCATCCACTGA
- a CDS encoding ribonuclease D yields the protein MTDAQETAAASSLRTTGGAPPDDGGSTDSGAPTPLLEPREGIPPVIADEASLAEVIAALAAGSGPVAVDAERASGYRYGQRAYLVQLRREGAGSALIDPVACPDLSALGDALSDVEWVLHAATQDLPCLREIGMVPTRLFDTELAGRLAGFPRVGLGAMVESVLGFVLEKGHSAVDWSTRPLPEPWLRYAALDVELLVDLRDALEKELDRQGKLEWARQEFDAIASAPPPEPRKDPWRRTSGMHKVRRRRQLGVVRELWQTRDKIAQRRDVSPGKVLSDAAIVEAALALPANVHALAALNGYGHRMGRRQLEQWQAAVDRAKELSESQLPQPGQPVAGPPPPRAWADKDPAAAARLSAARAAVSALAEELNMPQENLVAPDAVRRVCWEPPKALDQETVAEALASYGARPWQVEQVTPVLVAGLAGQNGQDA from the coding sequence GTGACCGACGCCCAAGAAACCGCAGCAGCCAGTTCACTGCGAACCACCGGAGGCGCCCCTCCGGACGACGGCGGATCTACTGATTCCGGGGCGCCGACACCGTTGCTCGAACCACGCGAGGGCATCCCTCCCGTGATCGCCGACGAAGCCTCCCTCGCCGAGGTGATCGCCGCCCTCGCCGCCGGCTCCGGCCCCGTCGCCGTGGACGCCGAGCGGGCTTCCGGCTACCGCTACGGCCAGCGCGCCTATCTGGTCCAGCTGCGTCGCGAGGGCGCCGGCAGTGCGCTGATCGACCCCGTGGCCTGCCCCGACCTGTCAGCGCTCGGCGACGCCCTCTCCGACGTCGAGTGGGTCCTGCACGCGGCCACCCAGGACCTGCCGTGTCTGCGCGAGATAGGCATGGTGCCGACGCGGCTGTTCGACACCGAGCTGGCCGGACGGCTCGCCGGGTTCCCGCGGGTCGGCCTCGGCGCGATGGTCGAGAGCGTGCTGGGCTTCGTCCTCGAGAAGGGCCACTCCGCGGTGGACTGGTCCACGAGGCCGCTGCCCGAGCCGTGGCTGCGCTACGCGGCCCTCGACGTCGAGCTCCTGGTCGACCTGCGCGACGCGCTGGAGAAGGAGCTGGACCGGCAGGGCAAGCTGGAGTGGGCCCGCCAGGAGTTCGACGCGATCGCGTCCGCCCCGCCGCCCGAGCCCCGCAAGGACCCGTGGCGTCGCACGTCCGGCATGCACAAGGTGCGCCGGCGACGGCAGCTGGGGGTCGTGCGCGAGCTGTGGCAGACCCGGGACAAGATCGCGCAGCGGCGGGACGTGTCACCGGGCAAGGTGCTGTCGGACGCGGCCATCGTGGAGGCCGCGCTCGCCCTTCCGGCGAACGTGCACGCGCTGGCCGCGCTGAACGGGTACGGGCACCGGATGGGGCGGCGGCAGCTGGAGCAGTGGCAGGCAGCGGTCGACCGGGCGAAGGAGCTGAGCGAGTCCCAGCTGCCCCAGCCGGGGCAGCCGGTGGCGGGGCCTCCCCCGCCGCGGGCCTGGGCCGACAAGGACCCGGCGGCGGCCGCGCGGCTCAGTGCGGCGAGAGCGGCCGTCTCGGCGTTGGCCGAGGAGCTGAACATGCCCCAGGAGAACCTCGTGGCTCCCGACGCGGTGCGACGGGTGTGCTGGGAGCCGCCGAAGGCGCTGGACCAGGAAACGGTTGCGGAAGCACTTGCCTCGTACGGGGCGCGGCCCTGGCAGGTGGAGCAGGTTACGCCTGTCCTGGTCGCCGGGCTGGCCGGCCAGAACGGCCAGGATGCCTAG
- a CDS encoding carbohydrate ABC transporter permease produces the protein MTRRAVARALVYLSLIAATLVVLLPLGVVLLTSLKTEKETANGGGALTLPHDLLNFHNYVTAFQDGGMLTAFGNTAFILVVSVGGTVLIGSMTAYAIDRFTFRFRKLVIALFLVAALVPGVTTQVATFQIVHSLGMFDTRWAPIALYMGTDIVSIYIFLQFVRSIPISLDEAARLDGANAFTIYRKIIFPLLKPAIATVVIVKGIAVYNDFYIPFLYMPSQDLGVISTSLFRFKGPYAAHWETISAGAVLVILPTLIVFLALQKYIYNGFMRGATR, from the coding sequence ATGACGCGCCGAGCCGTTGCCCGCGCCCTCGTGTACCTGTCGCTGATCGCCGCGACGCTGGTCGTCCTGCTCCCGCTGGGCGTCGTCCTGCTGACGTCCCTGAAGACCGAGAAGGAGACGGCGAACGGCGGCGGGGCGCTCACACTCCCGCACGACCTGCTCAACTTCCACAACTACGTGACGGCGTTCCAGGACGGCGGGATGCTCACGGCGTTCGGAAACACCGCCTTCATCCTTGTCGTCTCCGTCGGCGGAACGGTCCTGATCGGCTCGATGACGGCCTACGCGATCGACCGGTTCACCTTCCGTTTCCGGAAACTGGTGATCGCCCTGTTCCTGGTCGCCGCGCTGGTCCCCGGGGTGACCACCCAGGTGGCCACTTTCCAGATCGTCCACAGCCTCGGCATGTTCGACACGCGCTGGGCGCCGATCGCCCTCTACATGGGCACGGACATCGTCTCGATCTACATTTTCCTGCAGTTCGTGCGGTCGATCCCGATCTCCCTGGACGAGGCCGCCCGCCTCGACGGCGCCAATGCCTTCACGATCTACCGAAAGATCATCTTTCCGTTGCTGAAGCCGGCGATCGCGACGGTCGTGATCGTGAAGGGGATAGCCGTCTACAACGACTTCTACATCCCCTTCCTCTATATGCCCTCACAGGATCTTGGCGTGATCTCGACGTCCCTGTTCCGCTTCAAGGGCCCCTACGCCGCCCACTGGGAAACGATCTCGGCAGGAGCGGTCCTGGTCATCCTGCCGACACTGATCGTCTTCCTGGCCCTCCAGAAATACATCTACAACGGTTTCATGAGAGGAGCGACGAGGTAA
- a CDS encoding carbohydrate ABC transporter permease, producing MTHAHTHTPEPGTQKATFEATAPASKRAAPAPAPAPAPRRARAWRLLTPWLFLLAPLALLITFTYAPIANMVAYSFTDWDGVSPELHYTGAENYTEIFTREDLFQVFWVSGYYLAASVIQIVAALYFATILSFNIRFRNFFKGVLFFPSLVNGVAIGFVFLYFFQDRGTLDTVLSVFGYHTDHAWLGTPTSANVSLAGVSIWRYLGMNFVLFLGAIQSIPGELYEAAELDGAGRRQQFRYIILPGIKPVLTLTVILSVSGSLSAFEIPYIMTGGATGTETFVIQTVKLAFQFNKTGLASAAAVVLLLIILLVTWVQRRLVPDDRVDLV from the coding sequence ATGACGCACGCGCACACGCACACCCCCGAGCCCGGCACCCAGAAGGCGACCTTCGAGGCCACGGCGCCGGCCTCGAAGCGCGCCGCCCCCGCCCCCGCCCCCGCTCCCGCCCCGCGCCGGGCCCGTGCCTGGCGACTGCTCACCCCCTGGCTGTTCCTGCTGGCCCCGCTCGCCCTGCTGATCACCTTCACCTACGCGCCGATCGCCAACATGGTCGCCTACAGCTTCACCGACTGGGACGGCGTGAGCCCCGAACTGCACTACACGGGCGCCGAGAACTACACGGAGATCTTCACCAGGGAGGACCTCTTCCAGGTCTTCTGGGTGAGCGGCTACTACCTGGCCGCCTCGGTGATCCAGATCGTCGCCGCGCTCTACTTCGCGACCATCCTGAGTTTCAACATCCGTTTCCGGAACTTCTTCAAGGGCGTGCTCTTCTTCCCGTCCCTGGTCAACGGCGTGGCCATCGGTTTCGTCTTCCTCTACTTCTTCCAGGACCGCGGCACCCTCGACACCGTCCTCTCCGTCTTCGGCTATCACACCGACCACGCCTGGCTGGGGACCCCGACCTCGGCGAACGTCTCCCTCGCCGGCGTCTCGATCTGGCGCTACCTCGGCATGAACTTCGTCCTTTTCCTCGGGGCGATCCAGTCCATCCCGGGGGAGCTGTACGAGGCGGCCGAACTGGACGGCGCCGGGCGCCGGCAGCAGTTCCGCTACATCATCCTGCCCGGCATCAAGCCGGTGCTGACCCTGACGGTGATCCTCTCCGTCTCCGGCTCGCTCTCCGCCTTCGAGATCCCGTACATCATGACCGGCGGCGCGACCGGCACCGAGACCTTCGTGATCCAGACCGTGAAACTGGCCTTCCAGTTCAACAAGACGGGGCTCGCCTCGGCGGCGGCCGTCGTGCTGCTGCTGATCATCCTGCTGGTGACCTGGGTGCAGCGCCGCCTCGTCCCCGACGACAGGGTGGACCTCGTATGA
- a CDS encoding ABC transporter substrate-binding protein, which yields MHVNRRTAQVLATVAGAALLLPGCTGTSGSTKGADATAPDDPSQVSGDITVLTVRTDLVQDGTMKKYAAEFNKTYPKVKVEFQALTNYEAEIKIRMNTDDYGDVLLIPAVIKKNDYPKFFASLGTTAERGEKYRFTEFTAVDGKVYGQSPVGVMPGFVYNKRVWKEAGVTEWPTTPAEFLTDLKAIKAKTDAIPYYTNFAAQWPLTSWTYVDGAVHCDPRATTKLAAGDPWAEGSDLRVGDTLLYDIVKQGLAEKDPTTSNWEESKPRTAKGEIATQWLGTWAIIQFQDAAKKAGVNPDDIGFMPFPAQTGGAFCATVGPDYNQAVNVHSPHKEAARAWIDWFTDKSGYDKDNLAISPLKDAAMPEVLKPYEAAGVKLIELDDTAGARVKLIDDESEVGIYKPEYRQDLVDLARGAKKGSLDDFLGGLGKKWTGAQANVGH from the coding sequence ATGCACGTGAACCGTCGTACAGCCCAGGTCCTCGCCACGGTCGCGGGAGCAGCCCTGCTGCTCCCGGGCTGCACCGGCACCTCAGGCAGCACGAAAGGCGCGGACGCGACGGCGCCCGACGACCCGTCGCAGGTCAGCGGAGACATCACGGTCCTCACCGTGCGGACCGACCTCGTGCAGGACGGCACGATGAAAAAGTACGCCGCCGAGTTCAACAAGACCTATCCCAAGGTCAAGGTGGAGTTCCAGGCCCTCACCAACTACGAGGCCGAGATCAAGATCCGGATGAACACGGACGACTACGGCGACGTCCTGCTGATCCCCGCGGTCATCAAGAAGAACGACTACCCGAAGTTCTTCGCCTCCCTCGGCACCACCGCCGAACGCGGCGAGAAATACCGTTTCACCGAATTCACCGCCGTCGACGGCAAGGTCTACGGCCAGAGCCCGGTCGGTGTGATGCCCGGCTTCGTCTACAACAAGCGGGTCTGGAAGGAGGCCGGGGTCACCGAATGGCCCACCACCCCGGCCGAGTTCCTTACCGACCTGAAGGCGATCAAGGCCAAGACCGACGCGATCCCCTACTACACCAACTTCGCCGCGCAGTGGCCGCTGACCTCGTGGACGTACGTCGACGGCGCGGTCCACTGCGATCCGCGGGCGACCACGAAACTCGCCGCGGGCGACCCCTGGGCCGAAGGCTCCGACCTGCGCGTCGGCGACACCCTGCTGTACGACATCGTGAAGCAGGGACTCGCCGAGAAGGACCCCACGACCAGCAACTGGGAGGAGTCCAAGCCCCGCACGGCCAAGGGCGAGATCGCCACCCAGTGGCTCGGCACCTGGGCGATCATCCAGTTCCAGGACGCCGCGAAGAAGGCCGGCGTGAACCCGGACGACATCGGTTTCATGCCGTTTCCCGCCCAGACGGGCGGCGCGTTCTGCGCGACCGTCGGCCCCGACTACAACCAGGCCGTCAACGTCCACTCCCCGCACAAGGAGGCGGCCCGCGCCTGGATCGACTGGTTCACCGACAAGTCCGGCTACGACAAGGACAACCTGGCGATCTCCCCGCTCAAGGACGCGGCCATGCCCGAAGTGCTGAAGCCCTACGAGGCGGCGGGCGTCAAGCTCATCGAACTGGACGACACAGCGGGCGCCAGGGTCAAGCTGATCGACGACGAGTCCGAGGTGGGCATCTACAAGCCCGAGTACCGCCAGGACCTGGTCGACCTCGCCCGCGGCGCCAAGAAGGGCAGCCTGGACGACTTCCTCGGCGGCCTCGGCAAGAAGTGGACCGGGGCGCAAGCGAACGTGGGCCACTGA